In one window of Pseudomonadota bacterium DNA:
- a CDS encoding AMP-binding protein, giving the protein MAIEGFTEYAKEDREKYNRLRWWLGMTWGDMFDKATDLYPDKIALVDDVGRWTYKELREKVDRLAISLMKLGIKPCDQVMLQFPNWHEYILTFFAMQKIGAITVLLIPRHNQLEINHLAKLTKPVAWILPQKYGKIDYQPIIDDVLKENPQIKHIIQVRTEKNNKYTTLDALIEEAELTEENLKALNDRRPDPDEASHIMPTGGTTGLPKASVRTHNCYICNIEYHSRAWEITSNDTIMVITPVTHSMAMHWGIGAAIFNYAKLVLLDSVQAEDICERIASEKVTAMPSVPALIARIVNMENLEKYDLSSLKTISVGGSPSTPDLVMAVYDKLKCIFINGFGSSEGTNTATRPGDSIDIICNSVGRKVCPYDTIKIIDEEGNEVSTGVEGELVSKGPGIFTGYFKSPDENSLIFTDDGFFKTGDKAKKDQYGNITITGRFKDIINRGGEKISALEIENLMSANQYIRETAVVGMPDKILGERICAYVTLKPGITLTFEEIIAFLKEKGASVQQLPERIEFVEMLPLTKVGKVDKKVLREDIKKRIAE; this is encoded by the coding sequence ATGGCGATAGAAGGTTTTACGGAATATGCAAAGGAAGACCGGGAGAAGTACAACAGATTAAGGTGGTGGCTTGGAATGACATGGGGAGATATGTTTGATAAAGCCACAGACCTTTACCCTGATAAAATTGCTCTGGTTGACGATGTGGGCCGTTGGACATATAAGGAACTACGGGAAAAGGTTGATCGCCTTGCAATCAGTTTGATGAAACTTGGCATAAAACCTTGTGACCAGGTCATGCTTCAGTTTCCTAACTGGCACGAATATATTCTGACATTTTTTGCCATGCAGAAAATTGGCGCTATTACAGTGCTTCTCATTCCGAGGCATAATCAGTTAGAGATTAACCATCTTGCCAAATTAACAAAACCTGTGGCCTGGATTCTGCCTCAAAAGTACGGTAAGATCGACTACCAGCCGATAATTGATGACGTATTGAAAGAAAATCCACAGATTAAGCACATAATCCAAGTCCGGACAGAGAAAAACAACAAATATACAACTTTAGATGCATTGATCGAAGAAGCGGAGCTGACCGAGGAAAATCTTAAAGCGTTAAATGATCGGAGGCCTGACCCTGATGAGGCCTCCCATATAATGCCTACAGGAGGAACAACGGGATTGCCGAAGGCAAGTGTACGGACACACAACTGTTATATATGCAACATAGAATATCATTCGAGGGCATGGGAAATCACAAGCAATGATACCATTATGGTCATAACGCCCGTAACGCACAGTATGGCTATGCACTGGGGAATTGGTGCGGCAATATTTAATTATGCAAAGCTTGTCCTGCTTGATTCGGTACAGGCCGAAGACATTTGCGAACGTATTGCGTCGGAAAAGGTTACGGCTATGCCTTCTGTTCCAGCCCTGATTGCCAGGATAGTTAACATGGAAAACCTCGAAAAGTATGACCTGAGTTCGTTAAAGACAATATCTGTCGGTGGTTCACCGAGTACTCCGGATCTGGTCATGGCTGTATATGACAAGTTAAAGTGTATATTTATAAACGGATTTGGTTCGTCCGAGGGCACTAATACAGCCACAAGGCCGGGGGACAGTATTGATATCATATGCAATAGTGTAGGCAGAAAAGTCTGTCCTTATGATACGATCAAAATCATTGATGAAGAAGGAAACGAAGTATCGACAGGAGTGGAAGGGGAACTTGTCTCAAAAGGTCCGGGTATTTTTACAGGTTACTTTAAATCCCCGGATGAAAACAGCCTGATATTTACCGATGACGGGTTTTTCAAAACCGGTGATAAAGCAAAGAAAGATCAATATGGGAACATTACCATAACGGGCAGGTTTAAAGACATCATCAACAGAGGCGGTGAAAAAATAAGTGCTTTAGAAATTGAGAATCTAATGAGCGCAAACCAGTATATTCGAGAAACCGCTGTGGTTGGTATGCCTGACAAGATACTGGGTGAGAGGATCTGTGCCTATGTTACCCTGAAACCAGGGATAACGCTCACCTTCGAAGAGATTATTGCCTTCCTGAAGGAAAAGGGCGCATCCGTACAACAGCTTCCCGAGAGGATCGAATTCGTTGAGATGCTGCCTTTGACAAAAGTGGGTAAAGTTGACAAGAAAGTTCTCAGAGAAGACATTAAGAAACGGATAGCAGAGTAG
- a CDS encoding ketoacid-CoA transferase, whose translation MADYSDNEIMAINAGRLIKDGDIIFAGTGLSMLAATAAKKISAPKAVIFFETGGIDPTLDEIPMAVSDLRVMSRTCLNSGLIEAFSIVGHRKLRTIAFLGSAQIDKYGNLNTTVIGDYHKPVTRFSGSGGACDVASLASGVIVFMQHDKMRFVEKLDYMTSIGWYKGGDSRERLGLQRGGTLAVVTNLCIMKFDKETKQMYLAEYYPGISINSIAENTGFYIDTSRAVEAARPTSEELRILREEVDPQNLIL comes from the coding sequence ATGGCGGATTACAGCGATAATGAAATAATGGCAATCAACGCCGGAAGGCTTATAAAAGATGGAGACATTATATTTGCCGGAACAGGTTTATCAATGCTTGCTGCTACTGCGGCAAAAAAAATCAGTGCCCCGAAGGCAGTTATTTTCTTTGAAACAGGCGGTATTGACCCTACCCTTGATGAAATCCCTATGGCTGTATCTGACTTAAGGGTTATGAGTAGAACTTGTTTAAATTCCGGGCTCATTGAGGCCTTTTCGATTGTGGGACACAGAAAGCTCCGCACCATTGCCTTTCTCGGTTCTGCCCAAATTGATAAATACGGTAATTTAAATACAACTGTTATAGGGGACTACCATAAACCTGTAACAAGATTTTCCGGAAGCGGCGGCGCTTGTGATGTCGCTTCATTGGCATCAGGAGTTATTGTTTTTATGCAGCATGATAAAATGAGATTTGTAGAAAAACTCGACTATATGACAAGTATTGGTTGGTATAAAGGAGGCGATTCACGGGAAAGGCTCGGACTGCAAAGAGGCGGGACACTGGCGGTAGTCACAAATCTCTGTATTATGAAATTCGACAAAGAGACAAAGCAGATGTATCTTGCCGAATATTATCCCGGAATAAGCATCAACAGCATCGCTGAAAACACAGGCTTCTACATTGATACTTCAAGAGCAGTGGAAGCAGCAAGGCCGACTTCTGAAGAACTCAGGATATTGCGGGAAGAAGTAGATCCTCAGAATTTGATATTATGA
- a CDS encoding TRAP transporter small permease has product MDQAYKILQKVSKVLNIIGGTALTLMMFLTVSDIFMRAGKHPILGTYEIVSLLLAIVIGFTIPQVSLDRGHVYMEILLDRLPKNGKAIMNTFSRVLCIFLFALIGYNLFMVGNEFHASGEVSSTLKIPFFPIAYTVGICCFVECLVFISDIVKVWGGQYE; this is encoded by the coding sequence ATGGATCAAGCGTATAAAATTCTTCAAAAAGTGAGTAAAGTCCTAAACATTATAGGCGGTACAGCTCTTACTTTAATGATGTTTTTGACCGTTTCTGATATTTTCATGAGAGCCGGCAAACATCCCATCCTGGGCACATACGAAATAGTGTCCTTATTGCTTGCGATTGTGATCGGTTTTACCATCCCCCAGGTATCGTTGGATCGCGGGCATGTATATATGGAAATTCTCCTGGATAGACTACCCAAGAATGGCAAGGCCATAATGAACACCTTTTCACGGGTTCTGTGCATCTTTCTATTTGCCCTTATAGGATATAACCTTTTCATGGTCGGCAACGAATTTCATGCATCAGGCGAAGTCTCATCCACGCTCAAGATACCCTTTTTCCCCATTGCATACACCGTGGGAATATGCTGCTTTGTCGAGTGCCTGGTCTTTATCTCCGACATCGTGAAAGTCTGGGGGGGTCAATATGAATGA
- a CDS encoding IclR family transcriptional regulator, whose amino-acid sequence MQSTRDEAFYNRSLERALQILIVFNNNLHALSLAQLSNILSLPRATVLRLCSTLVKYGFLRQDQQSRQYSLGFRLFELGSIVFNSLSLRNISSPHINKLQMSLGKTVFLGILDRDEVLYLDKRDDPRNPIRFTSEMGTRRPPYWGMMGLVLMSYLPNEEIERLLQKNPLTAFTKKSITNKEEFIKLLHKVRKQGFAFDNETVFEGINGISAPIRDFNGNVVASLGVGFISSSADSEDLKIIVKEVMATAMIISKELGYSEKAE is encoded by the coding sequence ATGCAATCAACCAGGGATGAAGCTTTTTACAACAGGTCATTGGAAAGAGCATTGCAGATACTGATTGTTTTTAATAACAATTTACATGCACTTTCTCTGGCTCAGCTTTCTAATATTCTCAGTCTACCCAGAGCTACAGTTTTAAGACTCTGTTCAACACTTGTAAAATATGGTTTCCTTAGACAGGATCAGCAATCAAGGCAATATTCCCTCGGTTTTAGATTGTTCGAATTGGGAAGTATCGTTTTTAACTCTTTATCTCTTAGAAATATTTCATCTCCACATATAAATAAATTACAGATGAGTCTGGGCAAAACAGTATTTCTGGGGATTCTTGATCGTGATGAAGTACTGTATTTAGACAAAAGGGACGACCCGAGAAACCCAATTCGTTTCACTTCGGAAATGGGCACACGCCGCCCTCCATATTGGGGTATGATGGGGTTAGTTTTAATGTCATATCTGCCCAATGAAGAAATCGAACGACTCTTGCAAAAGAATCCTTTGACGGCCTTTACAAAAAAATCCATTACAAATAAAGAAGAATTCATAAAATTGCTTCATAAGGTACGAAAACAAGGATTTGCTTTTGATAATGAAACAGTTTTTGAAGGTATTAATGGTATTTCCGCTCCGATTCGTGATTTTAATGGAAATGTTGTGGCTTCTTTAGGAGTTGGTTTTATCTCATCATCTGCTGATTCAGAAGACCTTAAGATAATAGTAAAAGAGGTCATGGCAACAGCTATGATCATTTCTAAAGAATTAGGTTATTCTGAAAAAGCAGAGTAA
- a CDS encoding class II aldolase/adducin family protein, whose amino-acid sequence MQRYRKRFFLRGLISSHAGNMSMRIGNKIYITKKGSMMGRLKLSDIIELELERDDPGLSSASSEAVVHWAIYKNTSALAIIHAHPPYATLFSMIKDELTPIDSEGSFLFKKIPVTTPENTIASEEAAEMVSECLKDHKIVLVRGHGSFAKGNTLEEAHMFTSSLESSGFFLYHLNRM is encoded by the coding sequence ATTCAGAGATACAGGAAAAGATTTTTTTTAAGGGGTTTGATAAGCTCTCATGCTGGAAATATGAGTATGCGCATCGGCAACAAGATATACATTACAAAAAAAGGTTCTATGATGGGCCGCTTAAAATTAAGTGATATCATTGAACTGGAACTTGAAAGGGATGATCCTGGCCTGTCTTCTGCGTCATCGGAGGCAGTTGTACACTGGGCTATATACAAAAACACCAGCGCTCTCGCAATCATACATGCACACCCGCCTTATGCTACCCTATTCTCCATGATTAAAGATGAGCTTACACCGATTGATTCGGAAGGCTCTTTTCTTTTTAAAAAAATACCTGTCACAACTCCTGAAAACACTATCGCTTCGGAAGAAGCTGCAGAAATGGTCAGTGAATGCCTTAAAGACCATAAAATAGTTCTTGTTCGAGGACATGGCAGTTTTGCAAAGGGCAATACACTCGAAGAGGCCCACATGTTCACAAGCAGCCTCGAATCGTCTGGATTTTTTCTGTATCACTTAAATAGAATGTAA
- a CDS encoding DUF2569 family protein encodes MDEINLQLKGVKGWLLLMCISLTILDPSSIFLNLIIITNLTKPFFNKHPELLKMVLINGICSIGLAVFSVYAGLSLWKILPNAVTTAKKYLLAISLYSIFSIFIPTLVGLQAETIKGISGNNVLNSLLTVLYASAWYLYLKKSRRVMATYGSNL; translated from the coding sequence TTGGACGAAATAAACTTGCAGCTAAAAGGCGTAAAAGGCTGGCTCTTGCTTATGTGCATAAGCCTGACAATTCTTGATCCTTCCTCTATCTTTTTAAATCTTATTATTATAACCAATCTGACAAAACCTTTTTTTAATAAACATCCGGAGTTATTAAAGATGGTACTCATAAACGGGATATGCAGCATAGGATTGGCAGTTTTCAGTGTATATGCAGGGTTATCCTTATGGAAAATCCTTCCCAATGCAGTAACCACTGCAAAAAAATATCTCCTTGCTATTTCGCTCTATTCGATCTTTTCAATATTTATCCCCACATTGGTAGGTCTCCAGGCGGAAACAATCAAAGGCATTTCCGGTAATAATGTATTGAACAGCCTGCTGACTGTTCTTTATGCATCGGCATGGTATCTATATTTGAAAAAATCAAGAAGGGTAATGGCTACTTACGGTTCTAATTTGTAA
- a CDS encoding TRAP transporter substrate-binding protein has translation MKRKSILLIFIVLFLFSTHASADVIKLKMANYFPPMHMNSIMMGKYCEELNKKLAGKVELTQYTGSTLLSADKMAAGVLTGIADMGLSNLSYTRGRFPVMEIMELPLGFPSAWIAGHVANDFYSKYKPKEFDKYQVIMLSTSPINVVQTVKKPVNTPEDVKGLKLRGTGRLGDIVKAFGGTPIPVSTPEMYDSLKKGVIEGALLPLETLKGFKTGEVMRYSTASWRVGSAYCFYVVMNKQKWASLPPDVQKTITEFSKEFTERWTVEWNNIDIEGKEYFLKQGGKIIPLNEVENSKWIAAAQPVIEDYKKDLTSKGFKAAEIDGWIKFVKERIEYWTKQEKAKKIPTAYQY, from the coding sequence ATGAAAAGGAAGAGCATATTACTTATTTTTATCGTTTTGTTTTTATTTTCAACACATGCTTCAGCCGATGTCATTAAGCTTAAAATGGCTAATTATTTTCCCCCTATGCATATGAATTCAATAATGATGGGTAAGTACTGTGAGGAGCTTAATAAAAAGCTTGCCGGTAAAGTGGAGTTAACACAGTATACAGGAAGCACCTTGCTCAGCGCTGATAAGATGGCTGCCGGGGTACTAACCGGTATTGCCGACATGGGACTTTCAAATCTATCTTATACAAGGGGACGTTTTCCGGTTATGGAAATCATGGAACTGCCTCTTGGTTTTCCCAGCGCCTGGATTGCGGGTCATGTGGCCAATGACTTTTACAGCAAATATAAACCAAAAGAATTTGATAAATATCAGGTGATTATGCTCAGTACATCTCCGATAAATGTAGTCCAGACTGTTAAAAAACCTGTTAATACACCGGAAGACGTCAAAGGATTAAAACTGAGGGGCACAGGAAGACTCGGTGATATTGTAAAAGCCTTTGGCGGCACTCCAATTCCTGTTTCTACGCCAGAAATGTATGATTCGCTCAAAAAGGGTGTCATTGAAGGCGCATTGCTACCGCTTGAAACATTGAAAGGTTTTAAAACAGGCGAAGTCATGAGATACAGCACTGCGTCATGGAGGGTAGGAAGTGCATATTGTTTCTATGTTGTCATGAATAAACAGAAATGGGCCAGTCTTCCCCCGGACGTGCAGAAGACCATTACCGAGTTTTCCAAAGAGTTTACTGAACGCTGGACTGTTGAGTGGAATAATATAGACATTGAAGGCAAAGAATATTTTCTCAAACAGGGCGGCAAAATCATACCTCTCAATGAAGTAGAAAATAGTAAATGGATAGCGGCCGCTCAGCCTGTTATCGAAGACTATAAGAAGGATCTGACTTCCAAGGGTTTTAAGGCTGCTGAGATTGACGGCTGGATAAAATTTGTAAAAGAGCGCATCGAATACTGGACAAAACAGGAAAAGGCTAAGAAAATTCCTACTGCTTATCAGTATTAA
- a CDS encoding amidohydrolase family protein has protein sequence MNFEIIIDSHSHWGPSISMSIDVTTEELQRQQKESGVTHVVIIPFPSTAIADNGINVKLLDETKRISKFIPYHYIREDYDKYGFDPIPDSYSGGKWHWMRGWQDMASNYDVLNDEFLPGLIEKIKMIGKPVIIEEELNFTERFVEMAEGISLIIPHLGMLDGDPHSFLRSFKNKDNIYFDTALASQDTISRFVQTIGPERVLFGSDVPFGSMKSELSKVLALPISYEEKELLLYKNFIRLTDYKLEP, from the coding sequence ATGAATTTTGAGATTATCATAGACAGTCATTCACACTGGGGACCTTCTATATCAATGAGCATAGATGTAACCACAGAGGAACTCCAAAGACAGCAAAAAGAATCGGGTGTGACGCATGTAGTTATCATACCGTTCCCGTCTACTGCAATTGCGGATAATGGGATTAATGTGAAGCTTCTTGACGAGACTAAGAGAATTTCAAAGTTCATACCCTACCATTATATAAGGGAAGATTATGATAAATATGGTTTTGATCCCATACCTGACTCATATTCCGGAGGAAAATGGCACTGGATGAGAGGGTGGCAGGATATGGCTTCAAATTATGATGTTCTGAATGATGAGTTTCTTCCCGGACTTATAGAAAAAATTAAAATGATAGGAAAACCTGTTATTATTGAGGAAGAGCTTAACTTTACAGAACGTTTCGTTGAGATGGCAGAGGGGATTTCCCTTATCATTCCGCATCTTGGCATGCTCGATGGTGATCCTCATTCGTTTTTGCGGAGCTTTAAAAACAAAGACAACATATACTTTGACACAGCCCTTGCTTCTCAGGATACGATTTCAAGGTTTGTACAAACAATAGGTCCGGAAAGAGTTCTCTTTGGTTCAGATGTACCTTTTGGCTCAATGAAAAGCGAGCTTTCAAAGGTGCTTGCATTGCCGATATCTTATGAAGAAAAGGAACTGCTCCTTTATAAAAATTTTATAAGGCTAACGGATTACAAATTAGAACCGTAA
- a CDS encoding TRAP transporter large permease, translated as MNEITAGIIALVALLLLFTTGIELGFGMALIGFAGFAYLNGFQPAMQLVGRDIYDVITSYGYTVFPLFILMGQIGFNAGIAVRLYDSAHKFVGHIPGGLAMATVIGATGFKAICGSSAATSATFASVAVPEMDRYGYDRRLSTGIVATVGTLGCIIPPSVVLILFGVITEQSIGKLFLAGIIPGLIIAFFFLGIIYAWAKINPKIAPMSERSTWKERIRSLPEVAWILLIFCLVVGGIMAGFFTPTEAGAMGTFAVLVLAIAKRNLNFKGYVKSVSDALRTAGMILMLITGSVILGHFIAVTNIPQNTADWLVSLPLNRYIIMIMICFVYEIGGSFIDDLAFMILATPIFYPAVQKLGFDPIWFGIVIGVVVMIGVVIPPVAVCVFVVKNITKEPMGRIYKGVTPFLLSLVTVWGLLFVFPQLALWLPSLFYK; from the coding sequence ATGAATGAAATCACCGCAGGTATTATAGCACTGGTTGCACTGCTCCTTCTTTTCACAACAGGTATAGAACTTGGCTTCGGAATGGCCTTAATAGGTTTTGCAGGTTTCGCTTACTTAAACGGCTTCCAGCCTGCCATGCAACTCGTAGGCAGAGATATTTATGACGTCATAACGAGTTATGGATATACGGTTTTTCCTCTCTTTATCCTTATGGGTCAAATAGGTTTTAACGCAGGCATTGCAGTAAGATTGTACGATTCTGCGCATAAATTTGTCGGCCACATACCCGGCGGTCTTGCCATGGCCACTGTAATTGGGGCTACCGGTTTCAAGGCCATTTGCGGATCCTCTGCCGCTACCTCGGCCACTTTTGCCAGCGTTGCGGTCCCTGAGATGGACCGTTACGGTTATGACAGAAGATTATCAACAGGTATAGTCGCAACAGTAGGAACGCTGGGGTGCATCATACCACCCAGTGTAGTGCTCATTCTATTCGGCGTTATTACCGAACAATCCATAGGAAAGCTTTTCCTGGCCGGGATAATACCTGGACTCATTATAGCCTTTTTCTTTCTCGGGATTATTTATGCATGGGCAAAGATTAATCCAAAGATCGCACCCATGTCGGAACGGTCAACATGGAAGGAAAGAATACGCTCACTGCCGGAGGTTGCATGGATATTGCTTATTTTTTGCCTTGTCGTCGGCGGAATCATGGCAGGTTTTTTCACACCCACCGAAGCAGGGGCAATGGGCACCTTTGCTGTGCTTGTTCTGGCAATAGCTAAAAGAAACTTAAATTTTAAAGGATACGTCAAATCCGTCTCAGACGCTCTTCGTACTGCCGGGATGATTCTCATGCTCATAACCGGCTCTGTGATACTTGGCCATTTTATCGCTGTTACAAATATTCCCCAAAACACAGCAGACTGGCTTGTGTCGCTGCCCTTGAACCGTTATATTATCATGATTATGATTTGCTTTGTTTACGAGATCGGGGGGTCTTTTATAGATGACCTGGCATTTATGATCCTTGCAACTCCTATCTTTTACCCGGCTGTACAAAAGCTCGGCTTCGATCCTATATGGTTCGGCATAGTAATCGGCGTTGTTGTCATGATCGGCGTGGTTATTCCGCCCGTAGCTGTCTGTGTATTCGTTGTAAAGAACATAACCAAGGAGCCTATGGGCCGGATATATAAGGGTGTAACACCGTTTCTGCTTTCTCTTGTAACTGTCTGGGGACTTCTTTTTGTTTTTCCTCAACTCGCCCTCTGGCTGCCATCACTTTTTTATAAATAA
- a CDS encoding alcohol dehydrogenase catalytic domain-containing protein — protein MRVGMYYSNSKVEVEELPIPVVGKRDILIKVMASGICGSDIMEWYRIKKAPLVLGHELTGEIVEVGEEVLKFKKGDRVFATHHVPCDECHFCLTGHQTACQVFQTKNNFDPGGFSEYLKVSGKSIDTGTLLLPDEMTYEQGSFVEPLGTIVRGLRAVALKPEDTLLVLGCGIAGLLMIKLAHSLGAGRIIATDIDDYRLEAAKRFGAEHTIHADGDIPGLIQKVNHGRLADKVIICAGVLSAAQQALQSVDRGGTVLFFAVPNPGQTLNIDFNPFWRNDVNLKTCYGAAPLDNVQAMELIRAGNVHVEDMITHRFGLEDIAKGFKAAGEGKNCLKVIIEPHKK, from the coding sequence ATGCGCGTAGGAATGTATTATAGCAACAGCAAAGTAGAGGTAGAAGAATTGCCGATCCCCGTGGTGGGCAAAAGGGATATCCTTATTAAGGTTATGGCAAGCGGCATTTGCGGCAGCGACATCATGGAATGGTACCGTATAAAAAAGGCGCCTTTAGTGCTTGGGCATGAACTGACCGGCGAAATAGTTGAGGTCGGGGAAGAGGTTTTAAAATTCAAAAAAGGCGACAGGGTCTTTGCAACACACCATGTGCCATGCGACGAATGCCATTTCTGCCTCACCGGCCATCAGACAGCATGCCAGGTATTTCAAACGAAAAATAATTTTGATCCGGGCGGATTTTCAGAATACCTGAAGGTATCAGGGAAAAGCATCGATACCGGCACACTGCTCCTTCCTGATGAAATGACCTATGAGCAAGGGTCATTCGTTGAACCCTTAGGAACAATAGTCAGGGGACTGAGGGCTGTTGCCCTGAAGCCCGAAGACACCTTGTTGGTTCTTGGCTGCGGTATTGCCGGTCTGCTTATGATTAAGCTTGCCCATTCTCTTGGCGCCGGGAGGATCATTGCAACGGACATTGATGATTACAGACTGGAAGCTGCAAAGAGATTCGGCGCTGAACATACAATACATGCTGATGGAGATATACCTGGACTGATACAAAAGGTAAATCACGGCCGACTGGCAGATAAAGTTATTATCTGCGCAGGGGTTTTGTCCGCTGCACAGCAGGCTTTGCAGTCTGTTGACCGGGGCGGTACTGTTTTATTTTTTGCCGTACCTAATCCGGGACAAACGCTTAATATAGATTTCAATCCTTTCTGGAGAAACGACGTAAACCTCAAAACCTGTTACGGCGCTGCCCCGCTCGATAATGTACAAGCCATGGAATTGATCAGGGCCGGGAATGTTCATGTCGAAGATATGATTACACACAGATTCGGTCTTGAAGATATTGCCAAGGGATTTAAAGCTGCCGGCGAAGGAAAAAACTGCCTGAAGGTAATTATAGAACCGCATAAAAAATAA
- a CDS encoding CoA transferase subunit A, with amino-acid sequence MDNFHDISDKLMTLKEAVARFIKDGCQLAIGGFTVSRNPMALSYEITRQHIKNIHLVCHSNGQALDVLIGAGCVKRLEIAYGGNGRYAPTCIRFKNAVEKGEIEVEDYSNYQMSLRFFAGALGIPFMATKSGLGTDIVNLEGFSKETRKERKVAKKKLVIAQNPFNEDDDKIVLLPALNPDVALIHAQYVGDDGTVRIKGLTFADIEQAKSADIVIVTCEEIVPATFIRTDPDQNSLPPFFVDAIVKIPYGAHPTSCYGFYDYDPKHLNIFKKAAKDDDLFRQYLDEWVYSISSHDEYLDKIGISTLLRIKANPVLGYAPGLDRR; translated from the coding sequence ATGGATAATTTTCATGATATTTCCGATAAACTTATGACTCTGAAAGAAGCCGTTGCAAGGTTTATCAAAGACGGCTGCCAGTTGGCTATTGGAGGGTTTACAGTATCAAGGAATCCGATGGCCCTTTCATACGAGATCACCCGACAACATATAAAAAATATACATCTTGTGTGCCACTCCAATGGTCAGGCGCTTGATGTGCTTATTGGTGCAGGCTGCGTAAAGAGGCTGGAGATTGCATACGGGGGCAATGGAAGGTATGCGCCTACCTGTATAAGGTTCAAGAATGCGGTTGAAAAAGGCGAAATTGAAGTTGAGGATTATTCAAATTATCAGATGAGTTTGCGTTTTTTTGCAGGCGCTCTCGGAATTCCTTTTATGGCGACAAAATCCGGACTAGGCACCGACATAGTCAATCTGGAAGGATTTTCAAAAGAAACAAGAAAAGAAAGAAAGGTGGCAAAAAAGAAACTGGTTATTGCACAAAATCCTTTTAACGAAGATGATGATAAGATAGTGCTACTCCCTGCATTAAATCCTGATGTCGCCTTAATTCATGCCCAATATGTGGGGGATGACGGCACCGTCCGCATTAAAGGATTAACCTTTGCCGATATAGAACAAGCTAAATCTGCAGATATTGTTATCGTCACATGCGAGGAGATTGTTCCTGCAACATTCATCCGTACAGATCCGGACCAGAATTCGCTGCCGCCTTTCTTTGTTGATGCAATCGTAAAAATACCCTATGGTGCACACCCAACATCATGTTACGGCTTTTATGATTATGATCCTAAACACCTGAATATCTTCAAAAAAGCTGCAAAAGATGACGATCTTTTCAGACAATATCTTGACGAATGGGTGTATAGCATCTCTTCGCACGATGAATATCTTGATAAAATCGGCATTTCAACACTTCTCAGGATTAAAGCCAATCCTGTACTCGGGTATGCACCTGGTCTTGACAGAAGATAG